The sequence below is a genomic window from Haematobia irritans isolate KBUSLIRL chromosome 3, ASM5000362v1, whole genome shotgun sequence.
TCTTGAAAAATCTAAAGTCAGTGAATGGCGATGGGTTCCCTCTGCAGAAAATGTTGCGGACGAAGGCACGAAGTGGTCCACAACTCCAAAATTCGATAATAATATTCGATGGTTTACAGGTCCCGATTTTCTGCTTGAAGATGAACAATTTTGGCCTACAACAACTTTCAACAAATCGGATAATAGAAACTTCGAGTTACTTTGccattttgaagaaaatcagaAAACCGTATCGACGTTGGCAGAAATATCACCGGACCCCACACGATTCAGCAGATGGGAAAAACTTCGACACACTCAactatatattttgaaatttttaaaattgatttctaaagaaaaagaaaTGTCATCTCTTCTCAATATGCTTACAGAGGTAATCAACATTCGTGTAGTCGAGTCAATTATTTTTCGTAACTGTCAGGAAGAGTCATTTGGTGAAGAATAAACTCATTGAAATCCGAAGGTAAGCAGATTAGCCGAAAGAGCATATTGTTTAAGTGTTCGCCGTATTTAGATAGTATGGGTGTGCTGCGAATAAAAGGGCGAATTGACGCAGCAGAGGGTGTAGCAGTTGATACAAAACGACCAATAATATTACCACGAAAGCATGCTGTAACCAACCTTGTTGTTGATTTCTACCACAGACGATTTCATCATCACCACAACGAAATTGTGGTGAATGAAATGCGACAAAGATTTTGGATTCCAGGCTTAAGAGCAGTTGTTCGTTCTGTATCGagtgtttgtcaaatttgtaaaaacaaaCGAGCAActccaaacccccctgaaatgggAGAATTGCCACCAGAAAGGTTGATGCCATACACTAGACCGTTTACATACACCGGCATAGATTTTTTCGGACCGCTAGAAGTTGCAGTTGGTCGTCGACGTGAGAAACGTTGGGGTGTTTTATTTACATGTCTCACCGTGAGAGCAGTGCATATAGAAATTTCTCCATCATTGTCTACTGATGCATTCATGTTGGTGTTTAAACAATTTGTCAGTCGACGAGGAACACCACATAAAATTATATCGGACAACGGTACCAACTTCCGTGGTGCAAGTCGTTTACTACAATCTGAGATAGAAAAGTTGTCCACAGAAAATCTAAAGCGAAATCATCCTGGAATTGAGTGGTGTTTCATACCCCCAGCCTCTCCCCACATGGGAGGCGTGTGGGAGCGAATGGTTCGCTCAGTAAAATCAATCTTAATGGACATTTTGCCACAAACCGGTTTGAGAGAGGATGTGCTGAGAGCGGCTATGGCAGATGTGGAGAATATTATAAATACAAGACCACTCACATATGTACCATTGGAGTCAGCTGATGCCGAGGCGCTCACACCCAACCACTTTCTCGTTGGTTGTTCTAGTGGAATAAGAGAAAAGGGTAGCGAGGAGGCGAGTGGAAATATTTTGCTTAAGAATTTTAAGATTGCCGGTCAATTGGCAGACCAATTTTGCAAACGTTGGTTGCGTGAATATTTGCCGTGCCTTACTCGTCGTTCGAAATGGTTTTCAAAGAGTCCAAGTCCTATTGAAGTTGGTGACATTGTTGTTGTGGTGGATGACACAAGTAAGAGAGGATCGTGGTTAAAGGGAATTGTTGTGGATGTACATAGAGGCAAAGACAATCAAGTTCGCAGCGCAGTGGTGAAGACAATCAAAGGACTTATAACTAGACCTACTGTGAAATTAGCTAAATTGGACGTTTTGAAGTAAACATCATGCTGATGCTGCCTGAAGTTTACGGGGAGGGGAATGTTGAGTGGCCAactaaaatttagctttttgaaTTCCCACTCATGGCCCTATATTACATCGATCCGGCAACTCATTCTAATTGACAACTGTCATTTGCAATAAGCCATACTCTTCCATTTTGAAGTAAACTCCAAGAAGACCGGTCACAAAGAAGGAGAAGTAAACTCTTAAAACCATTGTAttcttttatgaaaattagtgCCAGGCTAAATTTAAGTCAAAcacaattgtaataaaaaataattatttacaatttgaattaaaataatataaactaaaattgTTTTAGATTTTAGCGCAGTCTCTAGTGgattaaataaaattggatTACGCTCAAAATAAGTGTTTATTTGGTCAGGCGCTACACCTcataatatccacccaaaacctaaaaaaattgaaatttttatatgaaaaact
It includes:
- the LOC142230993 gene encoding uncharacterized protein LOC142230993, encoding MAEMSINIEKRFFWSDSKDVLFWIRSDARKFKQFVALRIGEILEKSKVSEWRWVPSAENVADEGTKWSTTPKFDNNIRWFTGPDFLLEDEQFWPTTTFNKSDNRNFELLCHFEENQKTVSTLAEISPDPTRFSRWEKLRHTQLYILKFLKLISKEKEMSSLLNMLTEVINIRVVESIIFRNCQEESFGEE
- the LOC142230994 gene encoding uncharacterized protein LOC142230994 → MGVLRIKGRIDAAEGVAVDTKRPIILPRKHAVTNLVVDFYHRRFHHHHNEIVVNEMRQRFWIPGLRAVVRSVSSVCQICKNKRATPNPPEMGELPPERLMPYTRPFTYTGIDFFGPLEVAVGRRREKRWGVLFTCLTVRAVHIEISPSLSTDAFMLVFKQFVSRRGTPHKIISDNGTNFRGASRLLQSEIEKLSTENLKRNHPGIEWCFIPPASPHMGGVWERMVRSVKSILMDILPQTGLREDVLRAAMADVENIINTRPLTYVPLESADAEALTPNHFLVGCSSGIREKGSEEASGNILLKNFKIAGQLADQFCKRWLREYLPCLTRRSKWFSKSPSPIEVGDIVVVVDDTSKRGSWLKGIVVDVHRGKDNQVRSAVVKTIKGLITRPTVKLAKLDVLK